In Salinisphaera sp. LB1, one genomic interval encodes:
- a CDS encoding 6-carboxytetrahydropterin synthase, with amino-acid sequence MNPNDHSLQLFVEHVTHIDCGVLDAEAGLRGATWLVDATLTGRRGEDGMLFDFGPAKRLLKAEIDALVDHRLLVPARVPGATIDGYRIDFTTRSGDRYRYVGPASATTVFDTAAIEPRALARWLEERVGPKLPANVEALKIDLRAESISDAAYDYTHGLAAHDGNCQRLAHGHRCRLAVTIDGVARADIAQAWAKAWQGVFIGHRADLTTPADAERLGFGYRAPQGEFALDIAAARCVLLEGPPTVENIADHIASELAARHPGHLVAVRAYEGVGKGAIATRSHAARP; translated from the coding sequence GTGAACCCGAACGATCACTCGTTGCAACTGTTCGTCGAACACGTCACGCATATCGACTGCGGCGTGCTCGACGCCGAGGCCGGCCTGCGCGGCGCCACCTGGCTGGTCGATGCCACGCTCACCGGGCGGCGCGGCGAAGACGGCATGCTGTTCGACTTCGGCCCGGCCAAGCGGCTGCTCAAAGCCGAGATCGATGCCCTGGTCGATCATCGTCTGCTGGTGCCCGCGCGCGTACCGGGCGCCACGATAGACGGCTATCGCATCGATTTCACCACCAGGTCGGGGGATCGTTACCGCTATGTCGGGCCGGCGAGCGCGACCACTGTGTTCGACACGGCCGCGATCGAACCCCGGGCGCTGGCCCGCTGGCTGGAGGAACGCGTCGGCCCGAAACTGCCCGCCAACGTCGAAGCGCTGAAGATCGACCTGCGCGCCGAATCCATTAGCGACGCGGCCTACGACTACACGCACGGCCTGGCGGCCCACGATGGCAACTGCCAGCGGCTGGCGCACGGCCATCGCTGCCGGCTGGCGGTGACCATCGACGGCGTGGCCCGCGCCGACATCGCCCAGGCCTGGGCCAAAGCCTGGCAGGGCGTGTTCATCGGCCATCGGGCCGACCTGACCACGCCGGCCGATGCGGAACGCCTGGGCTTCGGCTATAGGGCGCCGCAGGGCGAATTCGCGCTGGACATCGCGGCCGCGCGCTGCGTGCTGCTGGAGGGGCCGCCCACCGTGGAGAACATCGCCGACCATATCGCCAGCGAGCTCGCGGCACGCCATCCCGGCCACCTGGTGGCGGTGCGCGCCTACGAGGGCGTGGGCAAGGGCGCGATCGCGACGCGCAGCCACGC